Proteins co-encoded in one Abyssibacter profundi genomic window:
- a CDS encoding MotA/TolQ/ExbB proton channel family protein, producing the protein MRSWMLLIALALPAAVHADALDDLLEDVRKSQQQSAEINEAREARFLAERDQQDELLRQAQRDLAAVKRRVDAQKAEFQKTAKEIAELKAEIKEQTGELEQLFGTIRTAAGDTRAIVRDSLTSAQFADRLDELNRLADGERRINLGQLEQFWFILQQEMIEAGRVTTFPADIVDSDGQATAAAVSRVGVFTAVADGQYLDYLPEAQRLQALARQPGGGAQDLARQFAAAESGPVDMLIDPTRGNLLALLTERPSLSERINQGSVVGYIIIALGVIGLLLALGQAGYLLVVGRRMRQQLGDIDQPRDDNPLGRLLGSLDAALTAGERDLESLELKLDEGVIRETPRLERAQSIVKLLAGVAPLMGLLGTVTGMIATFQAITLFGTGDPKLMANGISQALVTTVLGLVVAIPLLFLHSLLAARSRSLTRVLDEQAAGLIARRMESSRRD; encoded by the coding sequence ATGAGGTCATGGATGCTGTTAATCGCACTGGCTCTGCCCGCTGCGGTCCACGCCGACGCACTGGATGACTTGCTGGAAGATGTCCGCAAGAGCCAGCAACAGTCGGCCGAGATCAACGAGGCCCGTGAGGCACGTTTTCTTGCGGAGCGGGATCAGCAGGATGAGCTGTTACGCCAGGCGCAGCGAGACCTGGCTGCGGTCAAGCGCCGGGTCGACGCCCAGAAGGCGGAGTTTCAGAAAACGGCCAAGGAAATCGCCGAACTCAAGGCCGAGATCAAGGAGCAAACCGGCGAGCTGGAGCAGTTGTTCGGCACCATTCGGACGGCTGCAGGCGACACCCGGGCGATTGTTCGTGATTCGCTGACCAGCGCCCAGTTCGCAGACCGCCTCGACGAGCTGAACCGTCTGGCCGATGGCGAGCGTCGGATTAACCTGGGGCAGCTGGAACAGTTCTGGTTCATCCTGCAGCAGGAGATGATCGAGGCGGGTCGCGTCACCACCTTTCCGGCCGATATTGTCGATTCCGACGGTCAGGCGACTGCGGCGGCCGTGAGTCGTGTCGGCGTGTTCACGGCCGTGGCCGATGGCCAGTATCTGGACTATCTACCCGAGGCGCAGCGCCTACAGGCCCTGGCGCGACAACCCGGTGGTGGCGCGCAGGATCTTGCACGTCAGTTCGCTGCGGCCGAGTCCGGTCCTGTCGACATGCTCATCGACCCGACCCGCGGCAATCTCCTGGCCTTGCTCACCGAGCGTCCCAGCCTGTCCGAGCGGATCAACCAGGGCAGTGTTGTGGGTTACATCATCATCGCGCTGGGTGTGATCGGTTTGCTGCTGGCACTGGGTCAGGCCGGCTATCTGCTGGTGGTGGGGCGCCGTATGCGACAGCAACTGGGCGACATTGACCAGCCACGCGACGACAACCCACTGGGCCGATTGTTGGGTTCTTTGGATGCCGCACTCACCGCGGGCGAGCGCGACCTGGAATCCCTGGAGCTGAAGCTGGATGAGGGCGTGATACGCGAGACGCCGCGTCTGGAACGGGCCCAGAGCATCGTCAAGTTGCTGGCCGGCGTGGCGCCACTCATGGGATTGCTGGGCACGGTCACGGGCATGATCGCGACCTTTCAGGCGATTACCCTGTTCGGTACCGGCGACCCCAAACTGATGGCGAATGGCATCTCGCAGGCACTGGTGACCACCGTGCTGGGCCTGGTTGTCGCCATTCCGCTGCTGTTCCTGCATTCGCTGCTCGCCGCGCGCTCCCGCTCGTTGACCCGTGTACTGGACGAACAGGCGGCCGGGCTGATCGCGCGCCGGATGGAGTCGTCACGGCGTGACTGA
- a CDS encoding ABC1 kinase family protein produces the protein MKTRPRDRNWAMTRMGLSAGAHFAAHSVGNFFRSGSDRDERNRQFYQQQAQFLAEQLGELKGSVMKAGQMLSLYGQYFLPPEAVDVLSGLQDDTTPVDWSFLQPVIEDQLSAARRAELEIDERPIAAASLGQAHRARRKSDGLELVIKIQYPGVADAIDSDVKTIVRLLWLSKMVPRELSLDPVIAEVRDMLRREVDYEHEARATQAFAAKLADDPRFVVPRILPEYSGRSVLTMTYEQGVALRSEQVRNLPQTQRAELGRSFIWLFLREFFDWKMVQTDAHFGNYRVRLSEGQAPQLVLLDFGATRHFSSAFVAGYREVVAGAVERDQQRLVAGAESIGLMSSGFPADTLKAFAELCYTIVEPFMIGTDHPPPAALVGDLGYRYGQTDLPRRVTQLMSRAALSRYFRIPPREIVFLHRRMAGAFIAQTVLDVEWDARELVLDALGAAADEAT, from the coding sequence TTGAAGACCCGCCCCCGCGATCGCAACTGGGCGATGACGCGGATGGGACTGTCAGCAGGTGCCCATTTTGCAGCCCATTCGGTGGGTAATTTCTTCCGTTCGGGCTCGGATCGAGACGAGCGCAACCGGCAGTTCTATCAACAGCAGGCCCAGTTTCTGGCCGAGCAGCTGGGCGAGCTGAAGGGCTCGGTCATGAAGGCCGGCCAAATGCTGTCGCTCTACGGCCAGTACTTCCTCCCGCCCGAGGCCGTGGATGTGCTGTCCGGCCTGCAGGATGACACCACGCCGGTGGACTGGTCGTTTCTCCAGCCGGTGATCGAGGACCAGCTGTCCGCTGCGCGTCGGGCCGAGTTGGAGATCGACGAGCGACCGATTGCCGCGGCTTCGCTGGGTCAGGCTCACCGGGCACGTCGCAAGTCCGACGGGCTGGAGCTGGTGATCAAAATTCAATACCCCGGCGTGGCCGATGCCATCGACAGCGACGTCAAGACCATCGTCCGGCTGCTGTGGCTGTCCAAAATGGTGCCGCGTGAGTTGTCGCTGGACCCGGTGATTGCCGAGGTGCGGGACATGCTCCGGCGGGAAGTGGACTACGAGCATGAGGCGCGGGCGACCCAGGCCTTCGCGGCCAAGCTGGCCGATGACCCGCGTTTTGTCGTGCCCCGAATCCTGCCCGAGTACTCCGGCCGGTCGGTGCTCACCATGACCTACGAGCAGGGCGTGGCGTTGCGATCCGAGCAGGTGCGCAACCTGCCGCAGACGCAGCGCGCTGAACTGGGTCGCTCCTTCATCTGGCTGTTCCTGCGCGAGTTCTTCGATTGGAAGATGGTCCAGACCGACGCGCATTTCGGGAACTACCGTGTACGTCTGTCAGAGGGGCAAGCGCCACAGCTGGTACTGCTGGATTTCGGTGCAACCCGACACTTCTCCTCGGCATTCGTGGCCGGCTATCGCGAGGTCGTGGCCGGCGCGGTCGAACGTGATCAACAGCGGCTTGTCGCCGGTGCCGAGTCGATTGGATTGATGAGCAGCGGGTTTCCGGCCGACACGCTCAAGGCGTTTGCCGAGCTGTGCTACACCATTGTTGAGCCGTTCATGATCGGGACCGACCATCCACCACCGGCTGCCCTGGTCGGGGATCTCGGGTACCGCTACGGCCAGACGGACCTGCCGCGCCGCGTCACGCAGCTGATGTCGCGCGCGGCGCTTTCGCGATATTTTCGAATCCCACCGCGTGAGATCGTGTTTCTACATCGCCGCATGGCGGGTGCATTCATCGCCCAGACCGTGCTGGACGTGGAGTGGGATGCCCGCGAGCTGGTGCTCGACGCGCTGGGGGCGGCGGCCGACGAGGCCACCTGA
- a CDS encoding MotA/TolQ/ExbB proton channel family protein — MTELLAWWQDTWTPIRSFIDAGGPVLWALLPLTVLLWTLILERFWYLGFRHGRVLSAYRAEWQGRAERNSWEARRIREAMVSQARDLQDRSLPVIKSLIALCPLLGLLGTVTGMIEVFEVMSLRGTGDARGMAGGVSRATLPTMAGMVVALSGLFFANRLTRLADKRTHEFADSLRFH, encoded by the coding sequence GTGACTGAACTGCTGGCCTGGTGGCAGGACACCTGGACACCGATCCGCAGCTTTATCGACGCCGGCGGCCCGGTGTTATGGGCGCTGCTGCCCCTGACCGTGCTGCTGTGGACGCTGATTCTGGAGCGGTTCTGGTACCTCGGTTTCCGGCACGGGCGGGTTTTATCGGCGTACCGCGCCGAGTGGCAGGGCCGGGCCGAGCGCAATAGCTGGGAGGCTCGACGCATTCGCGAAGCCATGGTGTCCCAGGCCAGGGATTTGCAGGACCGCAGCCTGCCGGTCATCAAATCGCTCATCGCGCTCTGTCCGCTGCTGGGTTTGCTGGGCACCGTTACGGGCATGATCGAGGTATTCGAAGTCATGTCGTTGCGGGGGACGGGCGATGCCCGTGGGATGGCCGGAGGTGTGTCGCGGGCGACCCTGCCCACCATGGCCGGTATGGTCGTGGCGCTGTCGGGTCTGTTCTTCGCCAACCGCTTGACGCGACTGGCCGACAAACGCACCCATGAGTTTGCGGACTCGTTGCGGTTTCACTAA
- a CDS encoding DUF1329 domain-containing protein: protein MRQTLFATACACLLLHAGAGLAAQYESEVRVLDEVPKVEQPKNDQALIDSVENDPYALALTLRELAARAARSGDAKQAAAYLQRALDQNALSAVVQDQMRQTLGQLYQNSGEYQRVITTLAPDLRNRSDADPQLLLTVAAAYAQLNQHRQALPFIQRAVEAESDPSREMLQVYAAVLLALKRYNQAAPIVERLVRADPSDRQGWLQLAALHAQRKDFDRAAAVMELAHRQGMLETPEERRQLAGLFVQAGAPYEAGALLNRWIERDELPADAATLGMLADAWSAARETPQAIRALNRLNQVAPSSRSWLQLGRLQMEQAQWAQAEQSLTRALAEAEDIPTDQTLVALGLARYQQADIDGALRAFRQAARSGRVRRAAEQWVGFLESGRAREQALEATRELVARRGEGEVASRFSGMETREATRPGMEGVDPDLPPLTEVGALRAGTADGRIPPWTGGLTADQPGLRRVDGQPVNPYADDAVISTIRSTNYTQYGEALSEGHKEMLRRFNDYEMRVYPSRRPVVYPEPIRQASVSNRQTARLLESDSISGADLGVPFAEPQTGAEVMWNHRVRYRGRTQDFYTDEMVVFSDGDRLQTSRREHVLFVYGNPARAGEVDDSNMLLYYVGSVDNVPIVGRAMAIVHETANQTKEKRRIWISAGQTGRVRRIPPVGFDFPRPGSEGLSFVDQIDMYNGGFQRYVWKLRGRREMLVPYNSYDINSPAQRYDQLLGPGHLDQSQARYEWHRVWVVEATERAPARHKIGKRVFYVDEDSWTILMVDVYDQAGNLWQLQEGHLYFDWESQVAVSAPIVHYDFKRNAWYANRLLNEARGVVFNQGDYAPPDFSPNRAPRVFR from the coding sequence ATGCGCCAAACCCTCTTCGCCACAGCTTGCGCGTGCCTGCTGCTCCATGCCGGAGCAGGTCTGGCTGCGCAGTACGAAAGTGAGGTGCGGGTGCTGGATGAGGTGCCCAAGGTCGAGCAGCCGAAGAATGACCAAGCCTTGATCGACTCGGTGGAAAATGACCCCTACGCCCTGGCGCTGACACTCCGTGAACTGGCTGCGCGGGCGGCTCGGTCGGGGGATGCCAAGCAGGCGGCGGCGTATCTGCAACGCGCGTTGGACCAGAACGCCCTGTCAGCTGTGGTTCAGGATCAGATGCGGCAGACCTTGGGGCAGCTGTACCAGAACAGTGGCGAGTACCAGCGGGTCATCACCACCCTGGCGCCTGATTTGCGCAATCGGTCGGATGCCGATCCCCAGTTGCTGCTAACCGTTGCGGCGGCTTATGCGCAGCTCAATCAGCATCGCCAGGCGCTTCCGTTCATCCAACGGGCGGTCGAGGCCGAGTCCGACCCCTCGCGCGAAATGCTACAGGTGTACGCAGCCGTGCTGCTGGCCCTGAAGCGCTACAACCAGGCGGCTCCGATTGTCGAGCGGCTGGTGCGTGCGGACCCATCCGATCGACAGGGGTGGCTGCAGCTGGCGGCCTTGCATGCCCAGCGCAAGGATTTCGATCGGGCGGCGGCGGTCATGGAGCTGGCGCATCGCCAGGGCATGCTGGAAACTCCCGAGGAGCGACGCCAGCTGGCAGGCCTGTTCGTCCAGGCCGGCGCGCCGTACGAGGCCGGGGCGCTGCTCAATCGCTGGATTGAGCGCGATGAGCTGCCCGCTGACGCCGCGACCCTGGGCATGCTTGCAGATGCCTGGAGTGCGGCCCGGGAGACGCCGCAGGCCATCCGTGCACTCAATCGCCTGAATCAGGTTGCGCCCAGCAGCCGCAGCTGGCTGCAGCTGGGCCGGCTGCAGATGGAGCAGGCGCAGTGGGCCCAGGCCGAGCAGTCGCTGACGCGGGCACTGGCCGAGGCCGAAGACATTCCCACGGATCAGACCTTGGTGGCGCTGGGCCTGGCCCGCTATCAGCAGGCAGATATCGATGGTGCGCTCCGGGCCTTCCGTCAGGCTGCCCGCTCCGGGCGGGTGCGGCGTGCGGCCGAGCAATGGGTGGGTTTTCTGGAGTCTGGCCGCGCTCGCGAACAGGCGCTGGAAGCCACGCGTGAGCTGGTCGCGCGGCGTGGTGAGGGTGAGGTGGCCAGCCGCTTCAGCGGCATGGAAACCCGCGAAGCGACCCGCCCGGGTATGGAGGGTGTCGACCCGGACCTGCCCCCGCTGACCGAAGTTGGCGCCTTGCGGGCAGGGACCGCAGACGGCCGCATACCGCCCTGGACCGGCGGATTGACGGCCGATCAGCCGGGCCTGCGCCGTGTCGACGGCCAGCCGGTCAATCCGTATGCCGACGATGCCGTGATCAGCACGATCCGGTCGACCAACTACACGCAGTACGGCGAGGCCTTGTCCGAAGGGCACAAGGAAATGCTGCGCCGCTTCAACGACTATGAAATGCGGGTGTACCCAAGCCGCCGGCCCGTGGTGTATCCGGAGCCGATCCGCCAGGCCTCGGTGAGTAACCGTCAGACGGCCCGGTTGTTGGAGTCGGATTCGATTTCCGGTGCCGACCTGGGTGTGCCGTTCGCCGAGCCTCAGACCGGTGCCGAGGTCATGTGGAACCACAGGGTGCGCTACCGCGGTCGTACCCAGGACTTCTACACCGACGAGATGGTCGTGTTCTCTGATGGTGACCGGCTCCAGACCTCACGTCGCGAACATGTGTTGTTCGTGTACGGCAATCCGGCGCGGGCCGGCGAGGTCGATGACAGCAATATGCTGCTGTACTACGTCGGTTCGGTGGACAACGTGCCGATTGTCGGTCGCGCGATGGCGATTGTTCACGAGACCGCCAACCAGACGAAGGAAAAGCGTCGTATCTGGATTTCCGCCGGACAAACCGGCCGTGTGCGGCGTATCCCGCCGGTTGGATTCGACTTTCCTCGGCCGGGGTCCGAGGGGCTGAGCTTTGTCGACCAGATCGATATGTACAACGGCGGATTCCAGCGCTATGTCTGGAAGCTGCGCGGGCGACGTGAAATGCTCGTGCCGTACAACAGCTACGACATCAATAGTCCGGCACAGCGATATGACCAGCTGCTGGGGCCGGGTCACCTCGATCAAAGCCAGGCGCGCTACGAATGGCATCGCGTCTGGGTGGTCGAGGCCACCGAACGGGCGCCGGCGCGGCACAAGATCGGCAAGCGGGTGTTCTATGTGGACGAGGACTCCTGGACGATTTTGATGGTGGATGTCTACGACCAGGCGGGCAACCTCTGGCAGCTGCAGGAAGGCCATCTCTATTTCGACTGGGAGTCGCAGGTGGCCGTGTCGGCCCCCATCGTCCACTACGACTTCAAACGGAACGCCTGGTACGCCAACCGATTGCTGAACGAGGCCCGAGGTGTGGTCTTCAACCAAGGTGATTACGCCCCGCCGGACTTCAGTCCAAATCGTGCGCCGCGAGTCTTCCGATAA
- a CDS encoding DUF2970 domain-containing protein, with the protein MPSAQGDDAPPSFWQTVGSVLAAFFGVQSSRARKRDFTRGQPWHYVVMGLVVTIVFVAVLAGLVRLVLTVAGV; encoded by the coding sequence ATGCCAAGCGCGCAGGGCGACGATGCGCCGCCAAGCTTCTGGCAAACCGTCGGCAGCGTGCTGGCGGCGTTCTTCGGCGTACAAAGCTCGCGCGCACGCAAACGTGACTTCACGCGCGGCCAGCCCTGGCACTACGTGGTGATGGGGCTGGTCGTGACCATCGTCTTTGTTGCCGTGCTGGCCGGCCTGGTGCGGCTGGTGCTGACCGTCGCCGGTGTTTAG
- a CDS encoding DUF6918 family protein — translation MQLADILLAEDYRDTVVAQVSDVVEDQIAKRKGLSGAGIRTALKMAKANRPDILPVVINRLLPDFCEALEPHFQAFLASDETDFPRFVSQREEDIQEAMLSVTDARAEHSQNKTFKKMYRQLRGTAGQEVRAILPRLAALVQARLPA, via the coding sequence ATGCAGCTTGCAGATATTCTACTGGCAGAGGATTACCGCGACACGGTTGTCGCGCAGGTGAGCGATGTGGTCGAAGACCAGATCGCCAAGCGCAAGGGTCTGTCAGGCGCGGGCATCCGCACCGCATTGAAAATGGCCAAGGCCAACCGGCCCGACATTCTGCCGGTGGTGATCAACCGCCTGCTGCCGGATTTCTGCGAAGCGCTCGAACCGCACTTCCAAGCCTTTCTCGCCAGTGACGAAACCGATTTCCCGCGGTTTGTCAGCCAACGAGAGGAGGATATCCAGGAGGCCATGCTGTCGGTCACCGACGCCCGCGCCGAGCACAGCCAGAACAAGACCTTCAAGAAAATGTACCGCCAGTTGCGCGGCACGGCCGGTCAAGAGGTGCGGGCCATCCTGCCCAGGCTGGCGGCGCTGGTCCAGGCCCGACTCCCGGCGTAA
- a CDS encoding DUF2505 domain-containing protein gives MKFQQSLQYNKPSDEVIQLFGDPSYFERKFQKLNALAFDVLDQSSTGDQFSIKMKLTFPLSVPVPGFAKKVVGDTTTLIEQDSWDLAAKTGTLSVDIQGAPVKAVGQMKLVDQAGGCVNEISWDISCSVPLIGKKIEKLIADDIQAKGADDARVTNELLADNAGA, from the coding sequence ATGAAATTTCAGCAATCGCTGCAGTACAACAAGCCATCGGACGAAGTCATCCAGCTATTCGGTGACCCCAGCTACTTCGAGCGCAAGTTCCAGAAGCTCAATGCGCTGGCCTTCGACGTGCTGGATCAGTCCAGCACCGGTGACCAGTTCTCGATCAAGATGAAGCTGACGTTCCCGCTGAGTGTGCCGGTGCCGGGTTTCGCCAAGAAGGTGGTCGGTGACACCACCACGCTCATCGAGCAGGACAGCTGGGATCTGGCCGCCAAGACCGGCACGCTGTCGGTCGATATTCAGGGCGCTCCGGTCAAGGCGGTCGGGCAGATGAAGCTTGTCGACCAGGCCGGCGGCTGCGTCAATGAAATCAGTTGGGATATCAGCTGCTCGGTGCCGCTGATCGGCAAGAAGATCGAAAAGCTCATTGCCGATGACATCCAGGCCAAGGGTGCTGACGATGCACGTGTCACCAATGAACTATTGGCAGACAACGCCGGCGCATGA
- a CDS encoding GGDEF domain-containing protein, translating to MNGATVFTRTLDSESLHKFAAVEGLGSLTAEPLDVRLERITRLARRALNAGGVVVSWKGDDGQWMHCGSGPIERVTSNGDAPVWLEPLQQQDQWVQRDGDVVPYLTAIRLASSDRELVGALVLFDDAAKPRGKHDHDRMRDYASWVETELRVQHLYRGQERLLEELYMARHQALKDQLTRLWNRHAMVELMSRELQRAERQVIGTGLLIASLDQIDAGAEPETAQADAMLKATADRMTTAVRPYDALGKFGGNEFLVMLPSCPAGAVNDVADRMLLSVSVEPFDTNEGPIQLSLSIGTAHAGPNARLDPEDLIRAADSALSRARGAGGNTVEEAVPTDYDPI from the coding sequence ATGAACGGGGCTACTGTGTTTACACGAACGCTGGATTCCGAGTCATTGCACAAGTTTGCGGCAGTTGAGGGGCTGGGCTCCCTAACCGCCGAGCCGTTGGATGTCCGCCTGGAGCGGATCACGCGTCTGGCGCGTCGCGCGCTGAACGCGGGCGGTGTTGTTGTCAGCTGGAAGGGGGACGACGGCCAGTGGATGCATTGTGGCTCCGGGCCCATCGAACGTGTCACCAGCAACGGTGATGCACCTGTCTGGTTGGAGCCGCTGCAGCAGCAAGACCAGTGGGTCCAGCGCGATGGTGACGTCGTGCCCTACCTCACGGCCATTCGCCTGGCCAGTTCGGATCGTGAGCTGGTTGGCGCACTCGTACTATTTGACGATGCGGCCAAGCCACGCGGCAAGCATGACCATGATCGCATGCGTGATTACGCGTCCTGGGTGGAAACCGAACTGAGGGTCCAGCATCTCTACCGCGGCCAGGAGCGATTGCTGGAAGAGCTGTACATGGCGCGGCATCAGGCGCTGAAAGATCAGCTCACGCGGCTGTGGAATCGCCACGCCATGGTTGAATTGATGTCACGAGAACTGCAGCGGGCCGAGCGTCAGGTGATCGGTACCGGGCTGCTCATCGCAAGCCTGGACCAGATCGATGCGGGCGCAGAGCCGGAGACCGCGCAGGCAGATGCCATGTTGAAGGCCACGGCAGATCGCATGACGACGGCGGTCCGCCCGTACGATGCCCTGGGTAAGTTCGGCGGCAATGAGTTTCTGGTGATGCTGCCGTCCTGTCCGGCCGGTGCCGTCAATGATGTGGCCGATCGCATGCTGCTCAGTGTCAGCGTCGAGCCCTTCGATACCAACGAGGGACCGATCCAGCTGAGCCTGAGCATTGGCACCGCCCACGCTGGGCCGAACGCGCGACTCGATCCAGAGGATTTAATCCGCGCTGCTGATTCGGCCCTTAGCCGGGCGCGCGGCGCCGGCGGCAATACCGTTGAGGAAGCCGTTCCGACGGACTACGACCCGATTTAG
- a CDS encoding energy transducer TonB: MRFLALPPLALLIAIGLFWFMQWLTAPPEVPLKPPVPDRRVEMVKPPEEQEQPEPEPTELLEAAAPPSSPPSMSAIDLPTTMNLTADSQPGLEMNLPNLDVPVNFGGSSGFGEAFGGFGGRGSGSGAGGFGSGRGFKGERLVPLSTARPQIPEYAYKQGIEGWVEVVFVVTTRGTVENVRVIDADPKGVFEAATVESVSNWLYESTSRPREVKQKVYFRLEDYQYNWR, encoded by the coding sequence ATGCGTTTTCTTGCCCTCCCACCGCTGGCCTTGCTCATTGCCATCGGCCTGTTCTGGTTCATGCAATGGCTGACCGCACCACCTGAGGTGCCGCTGAAACCGCCGGTCCCGGATCGTCGCGTCGAGATGGTCAAGCCGCCCGAGGAACAGGAACAGCCCGAGCCTGAGCCCACCGAGTTGCTGGAGGCAGCGGCGCCGCCGTCGTCACCGCCGTCCATGTCGGCCATCGACTTGCCGACGACCATGAACCTCACGGCGGACAGCCAGCCGGGTTTGGAGATGAATCTGCCGAATCTCGACGTGCCGGTGAATTTCGGTGGCTCGTCGGGCTTTGGTGAGGCCTTCGGCGGGTTCGGCGGCCGCGGCAGCGGCTCGGGCGCCGGTGGGTTCGGCAGCGGGCGTGGTTTCAAGGGCGAGCGTCTGGTCCCGTTGTCGACCGCTCGCCCGCAGATTCCCGAGTACGCCTACAAGCAGGGGATCGAGGGCTGGGTGGAAGTGGTGTTTGTCGTGACCACCCGAGGCACGGTGGAGAACGTGCGCGTCATCGACGCCGACCCCAAGGGCGTGTTCGAGGCGGCCACCGTTGAGAGCGTGTCGAACTGGCTGTACGAGTCCACCTCGCGGCCGCGAGAGGTTAAGCAGAAAGTGTATTTCCGCCTTGAAGATTACCAGTACAACTGGCGTTGA